The Hyalangium gracile nucleotide sequence TAGTCGATCTGCTCCGGGGTGTGCGCCGCGCAGATGAAGTTGACGTCGCGGCGCAGCAGGACGCCCCGGCGAGCCATGCCGGCCTGGAACGGCTGCATCTTCTTGGCGTGCTCCGCCGGGTCCTTGGAGAAGCGGAAGAACGGAATGGCGTCGTAGCCGAGCACGCGCAGCGCGGAGCCGGTCTTCTCGGCGCGGGCGTTGATGCCCTCGCGCAGGCGGCGGCCCAGGTGGGCGATGTGCTCGATGTAGGAGCTGCGGCGGTACTCCTCGAGCACGGCCTGGCAGACGTACAGGGACGGCAGCTCGCCGCCGAACGTCGTGGACACCTGGAGCTCTCCGAGCCGGCTCAGGTGCTTCGCCGGTCCGGCCACCGCCGACAGGGGCATGCCCGAGGCGATGGCCTTGGAGAGGCACACGAAGTCGGCCTTCACGTCGAAGAACTGCTGAGCGCCGCCCAGCGCGAGGCGGAAGCCGGTGACCACCTCATCGAGCACCAGCAGCACCTCGTGGGCGGTGCAGGTGGCGCGCAGCTGGTGGAGGAACTCGCGGCTCAGGCAGCGGTTGTAGGGCACCGAGAGCAGCACCACGGCGAGCTGCTTGCCGTTCTGCTCGATGCTGCTCAGCAGCGCGGCCTCGTCCGGCTCGGTGAAGAGCGGCATGCGCCTGGTGTACGAGGCGAACGCGGCGGGCACGCCCGGTGTGTCGAACATGAAGTGGTCGTGCCAGCCGTTGTAGCCCACCGTGATGATGTGCTCCTTGCCGGTGATGAAGCGGGCCAGGCGCACCGCGGCCGACGTCGCATCCGCGCCCGTCTTGAAGAAGCGCGCCATCTCCGCGCCGGGGATGAGCTCGATGAGCGTCTTCGCGGCGCTGACCTCGACGGGGGTGGGCAGGGAGTGGATGATCCCCTCATCCAGGTGCTTGCGCACGGGCTCCACGAGCGCGGGGTGCTGGTGGCCGAGCATGGTGGCGCCCAGCCCGCAGATGAAGTCGATGTACTCCTGGCCATCGGCGTCCTCCACGATGGCGCCCTTGCCGCGCGCCAGGAAGACGGGGAAGGAGCCGGGGGCGAACTGCTCGGGCCGCTTCATCAGCGACTGGGTGACGCCGGGGACCAGGCGCTTCGCCTCGGCCAGCAGGCGGTTCGAGTTCTCGAGCTTCATCTCGCCCAGAATGGGCTGGGGCAGTGACGGGTGTCTCTTGGCAGGCATCTCCATGGGATTCCTCGGGGGTGGTGGGTGGGTTTCACGACAGGGAAGCGGGCGGCCGGGACAGGGGTGCGCCCGGACAGGGCTCAGGTGGGTGCGGCCTTCAGCGGGACGGCGCTGCGTCCCAGCGTCCACAGGAGGCCGAGCGCGCAGGCGGAGACGCCCACCGCGATCCAGCCCGCGAGGCCGAAGCCGGTGAGGGCGCCCTCAGGCGCGGCGGTGATGAGCAGCCCGCTCGTCCAGGCCGCGAGCCCGGAGGCGCCATCGCTCGCGGCCATGTTGACGGCGAGGTAGCGCCCGCGCAGCACCGGGGGCACTCGGGAGGAGACGAGGGCGATGGTGGGAATGGCCCGGCTGGAGGTCAGCGCCATGAACAGCGCGAAGGCGCCGATGACCACCGGCAGCGGTGAGACGGGCAGGTGCGTGAACAGGAGGTGGGGGCCCATGGTGCCGACCAGCAGCCACGCCAGCACCTGCGAGGGGCCATGGCGGTCCGCCAGCTGGCCGATCCAGCGCGCGCTCGCGAAGGTGGCCAGGCCGCCGCACAGATAGACCCAGGGCAGCTCGGCCAGACGAAGGCCCAGGTTGCCCACCATGAAGGCGCCCAGGTACGGAATCAGGAGGAAGCTGGCGAACACCACCGTGAAGGTCAGCACCCAGCCCAGCGCCAGATGCGGCGTCCACACCGACGCGAGCGAGCCGCGGGAACTGGCCTCGCGAGGCTCGGCCAGGTGACGGTCGACGGCGGGCAGGGTCCGCAGCAGCCAGAGCCACAGCAGGCCCGAGAGGCCGCAGATGGCCCAGAACGGCGTCCGCCAGCCCCACCCGGAGGCCAGGGCCAGGCCCAGCGGCACGCCAGCGACCGCGGAGAGCCCGTACGACGTCATCACCGTGCCGATGGCGCGGCCCCGGCGCTCCGCGGGCACCAGGTCTCCGATGATGGCCATGACGACGGCGCCCATCAGTCCCGCGCAGGCGCCCGCCAGCGTCCGGGCCAGCAGCAGCCACACGTGGCCCTGTGCCGCGCCGCAGGCCAGGGTGGAGAGGATGAACCCGGCGTAGAGCAGCAGGAGCGTGCGCTTGCGGTCGAATCGATCCAGCCAGAACACCCCCAGCAGCCCCATGGCGGCGGAGGCCAGCGTGTACACGGAGACCAGCGCCCCGAGCCTCGCGGCGGAGATGCCGAACAGCCGCATGAGCTCCGGCCCCAGCGGCATCACGATCATGAAGTCCATGATGTGGGTGAACTGCACGGCGGCCAGCAGCCACGGCAGCTGGCGTTCCTGGCTCGGAGAGAGGGGGGCCGTCACGAACGACTCCAGGGAGAAACGGGGAAAGGCACGATGGCTGGGGCGCGGGCTCAGCGGCGCGTGAACCGGACCCGGATGGGAGGAGAGGTGGCTTCGTGGGGACGACCGTCTCGATCGAGCGCGGCGTCGAAGCGGACGTTTCGGACACAGGCGAGCGCGGCCCGGCCGAAGCCGTAGCCCGGGTCGGACACCAGCTCCGCCGAGGACACCCGGCCCTCGGCGGTGACGACGACGCGCAGCACGACGGTCTGCTCGTCGATGCGCAGCGCATCGGCTTCGCCCGGCCAGGGGCAGTTCCAGTGACGCGCCGGGAGCTGGACGGGACGCGCCCTGCTCGTGGCGGAGGCGCTCGTGTTGGAGGTGTTGCTCGTGATCGACTCGACGGCTCGGGCGGAGGTTCCGCTCGAGGCCGTGACGCCTCCGGCGTAGCGCTGGGCCTGGCCGGTCGTGATGTCGAAGCCGGTGAAGTCGAGGGGAGCCTCCGATGCCTTGGCTGCCACGACCGCGCCTGCCTGGGCGGGAGCGGGTGGTGGGGCGGGAGCCTTCGTTCGAGTCGCCGGGGGCTCGGCTCGGGCAGTCCGGGGAGGTGGCTGCGGTGGCGGAGTCGGGGGAGGCGGTGGTGGCTCGGGCGGCGCGGGGGGCTTCAGGTCCACGACGTGATCGATGCGCATCGCCTGCTTTGGCGCGGCCACCGGCGGAGCTCTCGAGGCTCCCTCCCGCATGGCTCGCCAGGCGAACGCGCCCGCGGCGGCGTGCAGCCCCACCGTTGCCAGCACGGCCCACACGGCGCTCCCCGGCGTCCTCACACGCGTGGACCCGAGGATGATCCCCGCGATGCTGTCGGTCCCGGCTGTGTGCTTGGGAGGTGGCTCAGCGCTTCTCACGCCCGTCCCCCTCTGACGCACTCTCCGCACTGCCCGGAGGGGCAGGCTCCGGAATCATCGTGCCGAAGGCCACGCGAGTGAGCCCCGCCTCCTTCAGCTGGTCGAGCACCGCGATCACCTGCCGATGTGGAACGGCGCCATCCGCCTGGATGACGGCGCGCAGCTCCGGATCGCGAGCGAGCGCCTGGCGCGCCTTGTCCCTCAGCACCGCTTCGTCGGTGTCCGCTCCGTCCACGAGGATCCGACCGTTCGCGGTGATGGAGATGGCGAA carries:
- the mxcL gene encoding myxochelin B biosynthesis transaminase MxcL, giving the protein MEMPAKRHPSLPQPILGEMKLENSNRLLAEAKRLVPGVTQSLMKRPEQFAPGSFPVFLARGKGAIVEDADGQEYIDFICGLGATMLGHQHPALVEPVRKHLDEGIIHSLPTPVEVSAAKTLIELIPGAEMARFFKTGADATSAAVRLARFITGKEHIITVGYNGWHDHFMFDTPGVPAAFASYTRRMPLFTEPDEAALLSSIEQNGKQLAVVLLSVPYNRCLSREFLHQLRATCTAHEVLLVLDEVVTGFRLALGGAQQFFDVKADFVCLSKAIASGMPLSAVAGPAKHLSRLGELQVSTTFGGELPSLYVCQAVLEEYRRSSYIEHIAHLGRRLREGINARAEKTGSALRVLGYDAIPFFRFSKDPAEHAKKMQPFQAGMARRGVLLRRDVNFICAAHTPEQIDYTIEMAEEVMRSLSAS
- the mxcK gene encoding myxochelin export MFS transporter MxcK, whose protein sequence is MTAPLSPSQERQLPWLLAAVQFTHIMDFMIVMPLGPELMRLFGISAARLGALVSVYTLASAAMGLLGVFWLDRFDRKRTLLLLYAGFILSTLACGAAQGHVWLLLARTLAGACAGLMGAVVMAIIGDLVPAERRGRAIGTVMTSYGLSAVAGVPLGLALASGWGWRTPFWAICGLSGLLWLWLLRTLPAVDRHLAEPREASSRGSLASVWTPHLALGWVLTFTVVFASFLLIPYLGAFMVGNLGLRLAELPWVYLCGGLATFASARWIGQLADRHGPSQVLAWLLVGTMGPHLLFTHLPVSPLPVVIGAFALFMALTSSRAIPTIALVSSRVPPVLRGRYLAVNMAASDGASGLAAWTSGLLITAAPEGALTGFGLAGWIAVGVSACALGLLWTLGRSAVPLKAAPT
- a CDS encoding energy transducer TonB family protein, encoding MLATVGLHAAAGAFAWRAMREGASRAPPVAAPKQAMRIDHVVDLKPPAPPEPPPPPPTPPPQPPPRTARAEPPATRTKAPAPPPAPAQAGAVVAAKASEAPLDFTGFDITTGQAQRYAGGVTASSGTSARAVESITSNTSNTSASATSRARPVQLPARHWNCPWPGEADALRIDEQTVVLRVVVTAEGRVSSAELVSDPGYGFGRAALACVRNVRFDAALDRDGRPHEATSPPIRVRFTRR
- a CDS encoding ExbD/TolR family protein, producing MAGGTQPRGGLIEGINVTPLVDITLVLLIIFIVTAKIVENPALPLDLPQASQSESLQTIFAISITANGRILVDGADTDEAVLRDKARQALARDPELRAVIQADGAVPHRQVIAVLDQLKEAGLTRVAFGTMIPEPAPPGSAESASEGDGREKR